Genomic segment of Streptomyces zhihengii:
TACTTCCACTTCCAGCACTATCTCGCCGTGTACGCGGTGGAGCGGGCGTCCGCCTCGTTCTACAGCCTCGTGCTGCTGCTCTGCTTCGTGCTGGTGATCGTCGTGCAGCCGCCCGCCTCCGGACTGATCCGGCGCATGCCCTACCCGGTCGCCCTGGCCGCCGGGTTCACCGGGCTCGCGGCGGGCCTCGCGGTGCTCTCCCTCGGCACACGGCCCGCCCTGCTGGCCGGCGGCGCGCTGATCACCCTGGGCGACATCGTCCTCTTCCTGAAGAACGACCTGGAGGCGCTGGCCCGCAGTCCGCGTTCCGACGCGGTGGTCTTCGGGCAGCAGCGGCTCGCCGCCGGGCTCGGCGCGTGCGCGAGCGGGGTGCTCGGCGGACAGCTCTACGGGTTCGCCGAACAGGGCGGCGGCACGGGGTGGTTCTGGCTCGTCGCCGCCGCCCAGTGCCTGGTCCTGCCGCTGCTGCTGCTCCCCCTGTGGCGCGGGTCCGACCCGATGCCCACCGACCACGCCGGCCCGAAGGACGGCACCGGCACCGACGCCACCGAGCTCTCCCTCCGGCCACCCACCGAAAGGAACCCCGATCCCCGATGACGCACACCGGCGGATTCCAGGACGACGACTTCTGGATCGAGTTCTACGACTTCCTCTTCTCCGAGCAGCGCTACACCCAGGCCGGGGAACTCCTCGACACCTCCCCCCTGCTGTCCTTCCCCGCCGGGGCACGTGTGCTCGACCTGTGCTGCGGCCCCGGAGTGTTCACCGTCCCCCTGGCGCTGCGGGGCATCGAGGTGACCGGTGTGGACCGCAGCGCGGCACTGCTGGAACGGGGACGAAAGCGTGCCGCCGACGCGGGCGTGGCACCCCGGTTCACCGAGGCGGACGTCCTGGAGTACCGGGCCGAGGGCCGGTACGACGTGGTCCTCAACATGTTCACGTCCTTCGGCTACTTCGAGGACCCGGCCGACAACGCCCGGGTGCTGCGCACCATGCACGACTCCCTGGTCCCGGGCGGGACCCTGGTGCTCGACGTGGCGGGCAAGGAGCTGCTCGCGCGCAAGGTCGTCCCGCCGAAGGTGGTGCAGCGCGGCGACGACCTGATGGTGCAGACGGACACGGTGCTCGACGACTGGGCCCGGCTGCGGAGCGACTGGGTGCTGGTGCGCGGTGAGCGGGTGACGCGGGCGAGCCTCGTGTGGTTCGTCTACAGCGCCGTCGAACTGCGGGCCATGGTCCGCGAGGCCGGTTTCGGCGAGGTCGAGGTGTACGGCGGCTTCGACGGCCGCCCCTACGACCAGGACGCGGAACGCCTCCTCGTGCGGGCTGTCCGGACGGCCTGACGACGCCCGGAGGGGCGCACGGACTCGGTCCGTGCGCCCCTCGTCCTTCCTCCGTGGGCCCGCTCAGCCGTCCTCGTGCTCGTGGAGTGCCGCCGCCGGTGGATCGGCGGGCCGCGGCCTGCCGCCGTCCCGTCCCGAGAACGTCACGGCGAGGATGCCGACCACGACGGCGAGGACGAGGACCCGGCCCGCGACACGCAGGGTCCAGCCGACCGCCTGCCGGCCGCTGGGGGCGCCGAGCCGCTCGCCCCGCCGTGCCGGGCGCAGAAGCCGGACGAGGAGCAGCACGGCTACGGGAAGTTGGAGGATCCACAGCATGGTGCGCGGCCAGTCCCCGTACCAGACGTTGGTGCCGTAGAGCAGGGTGTGCCAGACACTGAGCACGTAGACGACGATGACGAACCGGTGGAGTCTGCGCCACGTGTTGGCGCCGATGCGGTGCCGTACGTAGAAGAGGAGGCCGAGCGGCACGGCGAGGTACAGAGCGGCCTGTCCGACGGGAATCGCGATCTGACCGGTGCCGGAGTCGTACCAGCCGGGGACGAAGCTGTCCGCGAAGCCCGCCCATATGCGTTCCGCCCAGCCCATCGCGGCCTCGTACCGCACCAGTTCGGCCATGAACATCAGGGCGTGCGCGGCCATCAGCGCCATGGTGGTGAGGCTGGTGGTGCGGTGCCAGCGCTCCAGGGTGGCGTGGGACACCGGCAGCCTGCCCGTACCCGGTCCGGACAGCAGGAGCCCCAGCATCACCGTGCCCCAGGCCCAGAGCAGTCCCGACCAGCCGAACGCCTGGCTGAGCAGATACATCCAGTAGGTGTCGGGGTCGTCCATGAAGGGCATCACCGCGACGGTGTCGCCCACACCCTCCTTCATCCGGAAGTACAGGAAGAGGAACACGGCCCCGGTGATCACCACGGCGGCAGCCGCGTCCGGCAGTGCCGCACGCAGGTCACCTCGCAGTGTGACGCGCCCACCGGGCCGTGCACCCGACTCCTCTGTTGTGCCG
This window contains:
- a CDS encoding ferric reductase-like transmembrane domain-containing protein, with product MQPEVTQQSAGRAGTTEESGARPGGRVTLRGDLRAALPDAAAAVVITGAVFLFLYFRMKEGVGDTVAVMPFMDDPDTYWMYLLSQAFGWSGLLWAWGTVMLGLLLSGPGTGRLPVSHATLERWHRTTSLTTMALMAAHALMFMAELVRYEAAMGWAERIWAGFADSFVPGWYDSGTGQIAIPVGQAALYLAVPLGLLFYVRHRIGANTWRRLHRFVIVVYVLSVWHTLLYGTNVWYGDWPRTMLWILQLPVAVLLLVRLLRPARRGERLGAPSGRQAVGWTLRVAGRVLVLAVVVGILAVTFSGRDGGRPRPADPPAAALHEHEDG
- a CDS encoding class I SAM-dependent methyltransferase, whose translation is MTHTGGFQDDDFWIEFYDFLFSEQRYTQAGELLDTSPLLSFPAGARVLDLCCGPGVFTVPLALRGIEVTGVDRSAALLERGRKRAADAGVAPRFTEADVLEYRAEGRYDVVLNMFTSFGYFEDPADNARVLRTMHDSLVPGGTLVLDVAGKELLARKVVPPKVVQRGDDLMVQTDTVLDDWARLRSDWVLVRGERVTRASLVWFVYSAVELRAMVREAGFGEVEVYGGFDGRPYDQDAERLLVRAVRTA